From Aedes albopictus strain Foshan chromosome 1, AalbF5, whole genome shotgun sequence, one genomic window encodes:
- the LOC109409652 gene encoding uncharacterized protein LOC109409652 translates to MPPTPSNNAENKPAQSDESATVAATNCDDQAATSGHVPESTQVDLTHRDIATPTLVGTTGNVCEKQLGNKVGHVNPSLATGAVPKETRKPPSSVVSRLSNALNAVNLNVAENIPLRRSKRYYHCSLCDERDNSRMVQCDSCDNWYHFTCAKVTEAVAEVDWNCPSCGVSNRTNTLHPGDNRSLEHASDILHPSIQQHEVEQRNQAHHGRPDDLMSVRSVRSVGTSSKASSNRSRARRAMELQLLKLEEDRALQQQYLDLKFAILQAYNSDDEEDDVGSIIDKVSKVEQWIQRTDNLGNKKSGLPTSVTAGQPPSNSQPVEHTAHGHRNPSATMRQATHFAPTMPNHEGFSVRYATNRCEGVSHSRPTSWQPNLFNQRATLSGADFVPGQRSSPNAPRRRFHDAGSIGHEANFARTGGILDFPLATENAQPPCNLQPGEFTVRGQESQSTICLLNQSQLAARHAVPKDLPEFNGRMEDWPLFLAMFNSSTQMCGFSNEENMLRLRKCLKGEALNRVRCELLHPNNVPSVMSTLKMLYGKPEGIIQAVIQKVRDLPAPKVEKLDTLVDFALSVKNLCATIQACEIADYMYSSSLRYELVERLPPALKMEWAKSSRGNPVPSLLEFSTWLYAMAEDASSVMGIQNSVTRSEPRARGRKENFLNVHVESDNEHGSIQPKDKRESSTLCGVCNESYPSLDKCTRFLEFSYDSRWAAVREMRFCRKCLRRHNSSCNQKKPCGVNGCTYLHHPLLHSMKKVELEGVTATSNSRAASGDAPEGNVNVHQGKTSDILFRFVPVILYGPSNEVHTYAFIDDGSEMTLLEQGLADELGVSGERTPLCLKWTGGAKRIEGNSQKVELHISGTTSGSKKFAMSNVRTVDKLKLRPQTMIIDDLQKQFRYVEGLPIESYREIAPRILIGVDHATLGHVKKSREGKPKEPIAVKTGLGWCVYGCMIASSSKNSIVNHHVLDICPCNHENEEYLHSAIKEYFSLDSMGVVQPGRLLMSTEDERSLQLLDTLTRRKGDRYESGLLWRYDGVRLPDSRAMALKRWECLERRMQNDPLLKETLNTKIADYIDKGYIRKFTDLELAEKHPRVWYLPVFPVVNPNKPTKTRLVWDAAAKAHDVSLNSVLLKGPDYLTSLLSVLMQFREYRVAVCGDLREMYHQVLMREEDQHCQRFFWGHKDSSSEPNVYVMQVLTFGACCSPSTAQYVKNKHAKLYEESRPAAVRAIIEHHYVDDMLKSVETEAEAASIAEDVKWIHGQAGFEMRNWLSNSEKVLANLEGIQETEKSLNVSDGVTTEKILGMWWNTKKDPTRCEEDLLAGRRRPTKRESQGSSARDLAVGHRLG, encoded by the coding sequence ATGCCGCCCACACCTTCTAATAATGCGGAGAATAAGCCAGCACAATCCGACGAATCCGCAACTGTTGCCGCTACTAATTGCGATGATCAGGCCGCCACGTCTGGCCATGTTCCGGAAAGCACTCAAGTTGATCTAACACATCGAGATATTGCTACTCCAACACTCGTCGGTACAACGGGAAATGTTTGCGAAAAACAACTCGGGAATAAGGTAGGACACGTTAACCCGTCTCTGGCCACTGGAGCGGTGCCGAAAGAAACAAGAAAGCCTCCCAGTTCGGTAGTTTCGAGACTATCTAATGCACTTAACGCTGTGAATCTGAACGTCGCCGAGAACATTCCGTTGCGGCGGTCGAAGCGGTACTATCACTGTTCACTTTGTGACGAACGGGACAACAGTAGGATGGTCCAGTGTGACTCATGCGACAACTGGTACCATTTTACCTGTGCGAAGGTGACTGAAGCAGTGGCAGAAGTAGACTGGAATTGCCCATCCTGCGGAGTCAGCAACCGGACAAATACCCTCCACCCTGGAGACAACCGCTCTCTGGAACACGCCAGTGATATACTCCACCCAAGCATTCAGCAACACGAAGTAGAGCAACGAAATCAAGCCCATCATGGACGTCCTGATGACCTTATGTCGGTCCGATCCGTGCGATCTGTGGGTACCAGTTCCAAGGCGTCTTCTAACAGAAGCCGAGCAAGAAGAGCGATGGAATTGCAACTGCTCAAACTAGAAGAGGATAGGGCCTTACAACAACAGTACCTAGATCTTAAATTTGCCATTCTGCAAGCATATAATAGTGATGATGAAGAAGACGACGTCGGATCAATAATAGATAAAGTTTCGAAAGTGGAGCAGTGGATTCAGCGCACCGATAACCTCGGTAATAAGAAGTCAGGACTTCCAACCTCAGTGACCGCTGGACAGCCGCCGAGTAACTCGCAGCCTGTTGAGCACACCGCTCATGGTCATCGGAATCCATCAGCTACTATGCGCCAGGCTACGCATTTCGCTCCCACTATGCCAAATCACGAAGGATTCTCGGTACGCTACGCGACTAATCGATGCGAGGGTGTTTCACACTCTCGCCCAACGTCATGGCAACCAAATTTATTCAACCAAAGAGCAACGTTGAGTGGCGCTGATTTCGTCCCTGGGCAGCGCTCTTCGCCTAATGCTCCAAGACGTCGCTTCCACGATGCTGGTTCCATTGGCCACGAAGCAAATTTTGCTCGAACAGGTGGTATTCTGGATTTCCCTCTGGCAACAGAAAATGCTCAGCCACCGTGTAACTTGCAGCCGGGAGAATTCACTGTCCGAGGTCAGGAATCACAATCAACCATCTGTCTGCTTAATCAAAGCCAACTGGCGGCACGCCATGCAGTTCCCAAAGACCTACCGGAGTTCAATGGTCGCATGGAAGACTGGCCACTGTTTTTGGCCATGTTTAACTCTTCAACGCAGATGTGCGGTTTTTCTAACGAAGAAAACATGTTGAGGTTGCGCAAATGCTTGAAGGGAGAAGCCTTAAACCGGGTTAGATGTGAATTGCTGCATCCCAACAACGTACCAAGTGTGATGTCCACGCTCAAAATGTTGTACGGGAAGCCTGAAGGGATTATACAAGCTGTAATCCAAAAAGTAAGAGACCTACCAGCTCCGAAGGTCGAAAAGTTAGATACACTAGTGGATTTTGCGTTATCCGTGAAAAATCTCTGTGCTACCATACAGGCATGTGAGATAGCGGATTACATGTACAGTTCATCCCTCCGATATGAACTGGTGGAACGCCTACCACCGGCGCTGAAAATGGAATGGGCAAAATCGTCTAGGGGCAATCCTGTCCCTAGCTTACTTGAATTCAGCACCTGGTTATACGCTATGGCAGAGGATGCAAGCTCGGTGATGGGAATTCAAAACAGTGTAACAAGAAGCGAACCGAGGGCTCGAGGAAGGAAAGAAAACTTCCTAAACGTTCATGTTGAATCAGATAATGAGCACGGGAGCATCCAACCCAAGGATAAAAGAGAGTCTTCGACGTTATGTGGCGTTTGCAATGAGAGTTATCCATCATTAGACAAGTGCACCAGGTTCTTGGAATTCAGCTACGATTCCAGATGGGCCGCAGTAAGAGAGATGAGGTTTTGTCGTAAATGTCTTCGGCGGCATAACAGTTCCTGCAACCAGAAGAAGCCGTGTGGTGTTAACGGATGTACCTACTTGCATCATCCTCTGCTACACAGTATGAAAAAGGTCGAACTGGAAGGAGTAACTGCAACATCAAACAGTCGAGCAGCGTCTGGCGATGCACCAGAAGGAAATGTGAATGTTCATCAAGGAAAAACAAGCGACATATTGTTCCGTTTTGTTCCTGTCATTTTATATGGACCTTCAAACGAAGTGCACACCTATGCATTTATTGACGACGGTTCTGAGATGACATTACTGGAGCAAGGGTTGGCTGACGAACTTGGGGTTTCTGGAGAAAGAACACCATTGTGCCTGAAGTGGACCGGTGGCGCGAAGAGAATTGAGGGCAACTCTCAAAAGGTGGAACTGCATATCTCTGGAACAACAAGTGGATCAAAAAAGTTTGCCATGTCCAACGTGCGAACCGTAGACAAACTAAAGCTGCGACCACAAACGATGATCATCGATGACCTGCAAAAGCAATTTCGTTATGTGGAAGGACTTCCCATTGAGTCATATCGTGAGATTGCACCACGAATTCTCATCGGTGTTGATCATGCCACGCTTGGTCATGTGAAGAAGAGTCGAGAAGGTAAGCCCAAGGAGCCCATCGCTGTCAAAACGGGCCTAGGATGGTGCGTATACGGATGCATGATAGCAAGCTCGTCCAAAAATAGCATCGTCAACCACCACGTTCTCGATATTTGTCCctgtaaccatgaaaatgaagAGTATTTACACAGTGCCATAAAAGAATACTTTTCACTTGACAGTATGGGAGTGGTCCAACCAGGACGTTTGCTCATGTCCACGGAAGATGAGAGATCGTTACAGTTGCTAGATACTCTAACACGTCGGAAGGGAGATCGATACGAATCCGGTCTTCTCTGGAGATATGATGGAGTACGGTTGCCAGACAGTAGAGCGATGGCACTGAAGCGTTGGGAGTGCCTTGAACGTCGAATGCAGAACGACCCGCTCTTGAAGGAAACCTTGAACACGAAGATTGCGGACTACATCGACAAAGGATATATTCGAAAATTCACCGACCTCGAGCTTGCAGAGAAGCATCCCAGGGTGTGGTATCTACCAGTCTTTCCTGTGGTAAACCCGAATAAGCCTACGAAAACGAGACTGGTGTGGGATGCAGCTGCCAAAGCTCACGATGTTTCATTGAACTCCGTTCTTCTCAAAGGACCCGACTATTTGACGTCGCTACTGAGTGTGCTAATGCAGTTTAGAGAATACCGTGTTGCAGTGTGCGGAGACCTGAGGGAAATGTACCACCAAGTACTAATGCGCGAGGAGGACCAGCATTGCCAACGGTTCTTCTGGGGGCACAAGGATAGCTCATCTGAACCAAACGTTTACGTAATGCAGGTTTTAACGTTTGGAGCTTGCTGTTCTCCTAGCACAGCCCAATATGTAAAAAACAAGCACGCTAAACTGTACGAAGAATCGCGACCGGCTGCTGTACGCGCAATCATCGAGCATCACTATGTCGATGACATGCTTAAGAGCGTTGAGACGGAAGCAGAAGCAGCTTCTATTGCAGAGGACGTCAAGTGGATCCATGGACAGGCCGGCTTCGAGATGAGGAATTGGCTGTCTAATTCTGAAAAGGTGTTGGCCAATTTGGAGGGAATCCAGGAGACCGAAAAGAGCTTAAACGTTAGCGACGGCGTGACAACCGAAAAGATTTTAGGAATGTGGTGGAACACAAAGAAAGATCCCACCAGATGTGAGGAAGACCTGCTGGCCGGACGACGACGGCCGACTAAAAGAGAATCTCAAGGTTCTTCTGCAAGAGATTTGGCGGTCGGGCATCGACTGGGATGA